The Solirubrobacter pauli sequence TGGTCGAGCGTGCCGAGCGCGACGTTCATGCCCTTGCCCTCGACGCCGATCAGGTTGGCGGCGGGGACGCGGACGTCGTCGAAGATCGGCGAGCCGGTCGGCGAGCCCTTGATGCCGAGCTTGTGCTCGACCTTGCCGACCGAGAAGCCCGGGCGGTCGGCCTCGACGACGAACGCGCTGATCCCGCGCGAGCGGCCCGCGGACATGTCCGTCTTGGCGAAGACGATGTAGAAGTCGGCGATCCCGAGGTTCGAGATCCAGTTCTTGGTGCCGGTGATGACCCACTCGTCGCCGTCCTTGACGGCCTTGGTGATCATGCCGCCCGGGTCCGAGCCGGCCTCGGGCTCGGACAGCGCGAACGCCGGCGACCACTCGCCGGACGCGCACTTGGGCAGGAAGCGCTGCTTGAGCTCGTCGGAGCCGAAGAGCTTGATCGGGAGCGTGCCGAGGTCCTGGAGCATCAGGATCAGCGCGCTGGAGGCGCACGCGCGGGCGACCTCCTCGATCGCCACGCTGAGCATCAGCGCGCCGGTGCCGGTGCCGCCGTACTGCTCCTCGAAGGGGAGCCCGAGCAGGTCCTGCTCCGCGAACAGCTTGCGGATGTCCCACGGGTACTCGGCCTTGGCGTCGATCTCCGCGGCGCGCGGCGCGACCCGCTCGCGCACGATCTGGCGGATCATGTCCCGGAAGTCGACCTGCTCCTGCGTCAGCGAGTAGGTGTCAACGTCTGTTGTCGGCGGCATAGCCACCTAGTTTGGCGCGCGAAGGCGGCGGGGATCCACATCCTCGACATGGGAATCGGATCCTCACTCTTCCTGATCGCCGTTGGCGCGATCCTCTACTTCGCCGTCGACGCGGACATCTCGGGGCTCGAGATCTCCACGGTCGGCATCATCCTGATGATCATCGGGATCATCGGACTCGTGATCACGCTCTTCTTCCTCGGCGGCTGGCGCGACCGGCGCCGGACGGTCGTCGAAGAACGTCCGGTCGCGCGCGGTCGCGAGTACTACTAGAGCCGCTTAGAGGCCTTCGGGGTGGCGGACGGTGAAGCCGTCCGTCGGCCGCATCTTCGTCGACCACTTCGGCCCCGAAGACGACGAGTCGTTGTAGCCCGTGTCGAAACGCAGGCCGGCGACCACGAGGAAGGAATGCCCGCCGTGGGCGTAGCTGGTGATCCACTGGCCCGCGCCAGGCTCGCCCCACGACATGAACTCCGAGGAGTTCATGGGCCGACTGACCAGGTCGGCACCGTGGAGGGCGTAGGACTCAGAGCCCGAGCAGTCGTAGCCGGAATCTTCCCAATCCCCGTGGCCGCCGCCGTACCGGTACGGCTTGCCCACGATCTCGTTGGCGGCCGCGATCACCGCGACCACCTCGGGCGGCGCGCCAGCCGGCGCGATCGCCTTTCCGTCGGCCCCCAGGGTGGCATTGGCAGTCGGCGCGGGGGCAGGGACGGACTGCGTACCCGCAGTCCCCTGGGCGACCTGCATCCGCAGCGTCGAAGCGTCGGTCTTCGGCATCTTGCCGTCGACGGGCAGGGAGGACTTGCGCTCCCAGCGCCGGACGCTGGACGTGGTGGCCGGACCGTACCGGCCATCGACCTTCGTCTTGACCCCGGCCTTCGTCAGGAAGTCCTGCAGGACCCGAACATCAGTCCCGCGCATCCCTGAGCGCAGGTCTCGCTCGCCGAATGAGATCCGACGGGCATCCGCCGTCGATACCGGCAGAGCAATTCCAGCTAAAAGCAAGCCCACGCAGAGCGTGCGACAGCGTGACAAGACGATCTCCTCTTTCTGACCGCCTACGGGGTTAGCTGTCGGGCTCGCGCGGAAAGCGTCGCGCTACACCACATCTTGTGGCGATTCGCCCCCGGAGCAGTGACCCCTGCTCCAAACCTTGGTTCCCCCGCCTCAACTCAGCCTGAGCTGTTGTTGAGTTCGGCGTTATGTCCCGTGTTCCGGCGGGCACTCTAGCTGATCTCGGAGCGGATAGCGTCCCCGATTCGGGTGAACTTGCTCCAGAGACCAATCCAAAGCGTGTTGCAAACCGCCACATTTGGCTTGGACGCGCCGTTTGCGGTCATCGACCTCGACGCGTTCGACGCCAACACCACCGATCTCATGAGACGTGCGAGCGGCGTTCCGCTGCGCCTCGCGTCGAAATCCCTGCGTGTCCGCACACTGCAAGCCAGGGCGTTGAAAGCCGGTTTCCAGGGGCAGTTGTGCTTCACGCTGCCCGAGGCGCTGTGGTTGGCGTCGCTCGGATGGGACGACCTGGTGGTCGGCTATCCCACCGTGGACCGGGGTGCGCTGCGCCAACTTGCGTCCGACGCGGACGCACGGGCGGGGATCACCGTCATGGTCGACTGCGTCGAGCACCTGGACCTGATCGCCGCCGCCGAGCCCGGCGGCCCGGTCAAGGTGTGCATCGACATCGACGCCGGCTGGCGCGTTCCCGGCGGTCTTATGACGCTCGGCCCGAAGCGCTCGCCGCTGCACGATCCGTTTCAGGCCGAGGCCTTCGCCCGCACGATCGTCGCGCGGGAGGAGCTGCGGCTGGACGGGATCATGGCCTACGAGGGGCAGATCGCCGGTGTCGGCGACCGGCCGCCGGGCCGCCCGCTGATGCGGCTCGCACTGCCGGTGCTGCAGGCGCTGTCCGCGCGTGAGCTGGCGCGTCGGCGCGCTGAGGTCGTCGACGCCGTGCGCTCGGTCGCGCCGCTGCGGTTCGTCAACGGCGGCGGGACCGGCTCGATCGAGCGCACCGCCGCTGAGCCGGCCGTGACCGAGGTCGCCGCCGGCTCGGGGCTGTACGGCCCCACGCTGTTCGACACCTACCGCGCCTTCCGCCCCACCCCGGCCGCGTTCTTCGTGCTGCCGGTGGTGCGCAAGACCACGCCGAAGCTCGCGACCGCGCTCGGCGGCGGCTACATCGCGTCCGGGGCGCCCGGCCGCGACCGGCTGCCGCGCCCCGTGCTCCCCGCGGGCCTCAAGCTCGACGCGCTCGAGGCCGCGGGCGAGGTGCAGACGCCGCTGCTCGGCCGCGCCGCGGCGGGCCTGCGGGTCGGCGACCAGGTGTGGTTCCGCCACGCGAAGGCCGGTGAGCTGTGCGAGCGCTTCGACGAGGTCCACCTCGTCCAGGGCGACAAGATCGTCGACACGGTGCCGACCTACCGCGGCGAGGGGAAGACCTTCCTCTAGGTCTCGTCCAGGTAGTAGTCGACCTCCGGGCCGAGCTGGTGACGGCGGCTCTCGGCGCCCTCCGCGAACAGCAGCACCTTGTCCGAGTCCGGGTAGATGCAGTAGCCGGCGCGGTCCTTGGTGGACCACATCAGCATCCGCGCCGGCTCGGACCCCTGGTTGTACGTCTTGTGCGCGCCGGCGGGGTTGTCCGGGAAGGCGACGATGTCACCGGGCCTGAGCACGTCCTCGCCCTCCGGGTGGCGGAGCGTCACCTCGCCCGCGAGCACGAGCAGCCACTCCTCCTCGGTCTCCCAGTGGTACGGGCACAGCGCCTGCCCCGGCAGGATCTCGTAGACGGTCGCGCCCATCCGCTGACCGTCGAGCAGAGGACCGAGCCGGTGGTACCCGGTCCGGTAGCCCTCGGGGTCCTCTTCGTCGTACTCGAAGCTGGCGTCTTCGAAGATGTTGAAGGACTTCATCGCCTCATCCCAGCACCTTTCGCAGCCAGGCGTTGGCGAACCGCCCGTCGGGGTCGAGCTCGCGGCGGAAGGCCTGGAACGCGTCCCAGCGTGGGTAGAGCGCAGCGAGATCCGGGGCGCCCAGGAACGAGCGCTTGCCCCAGTGCGGGCGCCCGCCGAGCGCGCTCATGGCCGCCTCGACGTCGCGGAACGCCGCCTCGTAGGGCATCGAGCGGAACACGTGGACCGCGACGAACGTCGACTCGCGCGCGTGCGCGGGCGACAGCAGCGCGTCGTCACCGGCGCTGAAGCGCAGCTCGATCGGGAAGCTGACCGGATGGCGCTCGAGCGCGGCCTTGGCCGCCTGGACCGCCTCGACGGCGTGCTCCCGCGGCAGCGCGTACTCCATCTCCTCGAAGCGCACGAGCCGCTGGGAGGCGAAGATCCGGTACGACCAGTCGACGCGCTCGCGCTGGGACGCCGCTCCGGCCATCACGCGGTTCAGCCGCGGGATCTGGCCCGGGAAGCGCTTCGCCACCTCGCTCAAGGCGCGGAACGCGTGGTTGTCCATCAGCACGTCGCTCGCGTACGTGCGTGCGCGCCCCGGGACCCGCGGCGCGTCCTGGGTCTCGTCGAGCGTGCGGACCAGGGCGACCTCGCTGTGCGGGAACGACCAGAACTCGAAGTGGTCGTGCGCGTCGGCGCGCTCCTGGAGCGACTGGAGGACGTCGGCGAGCGGCTCCGGCCGGTCGACGATCCGCAGCTTGAACGCGGGCACGCAGCGGAGCGTCACGGCCACGATCACGCCGAGCGCGCCGAGCGAGACGCGCGCGGCCTTGAGCAGGTCGCCGCCGGTGATCGTCCGCTCGGTGCCGTCGGCCAGGATCAGCTCGACCGACTCGACCTGCCCGGCGAGGTTGGGGAAGCGCGTGCCGGTGCCGTGCGTCCCGGTGCTCAGCGCCCCGGCGAGCGACTGCGCGTCGATGTCGCCGAGGTTCGGCATCGCCAGCCCGCGCGCGTGCAGCTCGCTCGACAGCGCCTTCAGGCGGATGCCGGCCTCGACGCGGACGCGCCCGGTGGCCGCGTCGGCGTCGAGCACGCGCGCGAGGTGGTCGAGGCTGAGCAACGTGCCCTCGGTCGGCACGCCGCCGCTGAACGAGTGCCCGGCGCCCGCCACGCGCACCGGCGCGGGACCGTCGACGATCGCCTGCGCGAGCTCCTGCCGGGTGCGAGGCGCGATGAACCGCGTGGGCGTGCAGCGCTGCGAGCCCGACCAATTGACCCACTCCATGGAGGCGGACGGTACCGTCCGAGGCATGGACATCGAAGCTGGGCAGGTCGCGGAGCTCGTGCGTGAGGGCAAGGTGCAGCTGATCGACGTCCGCGAGGCCTACGAGTGGAACGAGGGCCGGATACCTGGCGCGCGGCACCTCGAACTTGGTCAAGTCGACGCGCAGGCGGACACGATCCACCGCGAGACGCCTGTCGTCTTCTACTGCCGGGTAGGTGGACGGTCGGCCATGGCCGCGAACGCGTTTCGGCAGGCGGGCTACGACGCGTACACGATGACCGGAGGACTGCTGGAATGGGACGCGCAGGGGTTGCCGCTCGAGCCCGAAGGTGGGCATGTGGCGGATCACTGATCGCGGCGCTCGCGGTCTGCGGCACCGCTGAAGCCGCGCCGTCGCTCAGCAAGCTCGGGGACTTCGCCGAGCCCACGTTCGCCACCGGCGCGCCCGGGGACGGAACCCGCGTGTACGTGGTCGAGCGCAAGGGCCGGATCGTCGTCGCGCGCGACGGGGCGACGCAGACGTTCCTGGACATCACGTCGAGCACGCTGTCCGACGACAGCGAGCGCGGCCTGCTGTCGATGGCGTTCGCGCCCGACTACGCCGCGTCCGGCCGCTTCTTCGTCTACCTGACGGTCGCGGGCGGGGACATCCAGGTGCGCGAGTACCGGCGCGCCACGGCCGACGCCGCCGACCCCGCCAGCGGCCGCGTGCTGATCACGATCCCGCACCGCGAGGCGGGCAACCACAACGGCGGGCAGGTGCAGTGGGGCCCGGACGGACAGCTGTGGCTCGGGACGGGCGACGGCGGTGGCGGCGACGACACGTACCGGCACTCGCAGGACCCCGGCTCGCTGCTCGGCAAGCTGATCAAGCTCAACCCGGACACGGGCGCGCCGACGATCGCCTCGGTCGGCCTGCGCAACCCGTGGCGGTTCTCGTTCGACCGTGCCACCGGCCAGGTCGTGATCGCCGACGTCGGCCAGGGCGCGCGCGAGGAGATCAACGTCGGCCTCGCCGGCAACTACGGCTGGCCGTGCCGCGAAGGCGCCGTCGCCGGGCCGCGCCAGGACGCCACGTGCGCGTCCGGGACCGCGGGTCCCGTGCTCGACAAGACCCACAGCGGCGACGGCTTCTGCTCGATCACCGGCGGCTACGTCGTGCGCGACCCGGGCCTGCCGACGCTCAACGGCCGCTACGTCTACGGCGACTTCTGCAACGCGGCGCTGCGGTCCGTCGACCTGGCCGACCCGCGGTCGGACGCCGCCACCGGGCTGTCGGTCGAGAGCCTGAGCTCCTTCGGCGAGGACGCCTGCGGCCGGATCCTCGTCGTCTCGCTGAGCGGGCCGGTCTACCGGCTGGTGGACGGGGCGCTGTCGGCCTGCGACCTCGGCTCGCCGCCCGCGACCGTCGCCCCGGACACGCGCGCGTGCTCGCTGGCGCTGCGCGCGACCGGCGTGCGCAGCGTGCGCCGGCTCAAGCGGCTGTCGCTGGCGCTGCGCACCGACGAGGGCTGCCGGGCGACCGTGAAGGCGTCGATCCGCGGCGTCGCGCAGTTCCGCTCCGCGCGGACCTCGCTCACGGCCGGCAAGCGCGCGGTGGTGCGCGTGAAGCTGACCGCGCGCGGCACGAAGGCGGTCCGCAAGGCGCTCCGGCGCAAGCGGTCGCTGACGGTCGCCGTGCGGGTGAGCGCGGTCGACGCGGCCGGGAACACCCGCACGCTCACCCGCAACGTGAAGATCCGGGGCTAGGAGATCCGCGCAGCGATCTCCCCGCCGAAGTCGCGACGCAGCCGGCGCCAGCCGGCTCGCCGCGACCAAGCGCCCTAGTCCGCCTCCACGCCCGGGATCATCCCGTTGCGGAAGGCGTCGACGAAGCGCCGGTGGTCCTCGCGCGTGAGCGCGCCGTACTCGGCGCCGAAGCGCGCGAGGTGGCTCGCGAACTCCGCGTCGCGGCCGTCGATCACGTCGGTGATCTTCGCTTCGACGTTGACGTCGACGAGCGGGTGCTCGGACCCCGCGTCGGACACGCAGTGGACCTTGGCGGTGGCGCGGCCGAGGTCGTGCACGAGCGGGCGCATCTCGTCGACCTCGGTCACGACGTCCCAGTCGAGGTCGGCCTCGTAGGGCGAGACCTCCTTGATGATCTGGCCGACGCCGTCGAGCTCGCACCAGCCCACCCACGGGTCGGCGTGCGCCTGCAGCGCCTGCTGGGAGACCGCGGTGCGGTGCCCCTCGTGCTCGAAGTAGGCGCGGATCTTCTCGTCGGTGACGACGCGTGACACCGCGGGCGTGCCGGCCTGCTTCATCGACAGCACGACGTCGTTCTCCAGCGCCTGCGTGCGCCCCTCCACGAGCAGCGTGTAGACCTTCAGGCCCGCCGAGCCGATGCCCACGCCGGCGCGGCCCTTGACGTCCTTGACCGCGTACGAGAGCGACTGCTGGCGCTTGGCCTCGGGGATCGTGTCCAGGTACCGCTCGTAGGCGGCGAGCACGGCGGCGCGCTCGTCATCGTCGAGCTCGCGCGCGCCCGGTCCGCTCGCCAGCTTGCGATCCACCCCGTCGAACGCGGTCAACGCGTCCAGCAGCCGCACGCGGGTCTCGGCGCGCGCCACCTGCAGCACCGACAGCAGCGGCCCCTCGGTGTTGTCGAGCGTCAGCCGGAAGTCGCGGTCGACCTCGCTCGTCGCGAACAGGCGCACCGTCTCCACGTACGCCGTGCCGTAGGTCTCGATCAGCGCGGTGATGGACGCGTCGCTGAGCGCCTTGCGGAAGCCGAGCAGGGCGAGCGACGCCACCATCCGCTGCAGGTCCCACGTGTAGTGCCCGAGGTAGGCCTCGTCGAAGTCGTTGACGTCGAACACGAGCACGCCCGCGGAGTCCATGTAGGTGCCGTAGTTCTCGGCGTGCAGGTCTCCCTGGATCCACACCCGCGAGGTCGAGTCGTCCACCCACGGGTCGTCGAGCTGCGCCATGTCGGCGTAGAACAGCGGCGCGCTGCCGCGGTAGAACGCGAACGGGTCCGCGGCCATCTTGCGGAACTTGCCGCGGAAGGCGCGCGGGTCGCGTTCGATCAGGTCCGCGAACGCGTCGACGAGGACGTCGACGATGTGCTTCTGGCGCTCGGTGTCAGAACGGCCGAGGTCAGCGATGGCGGGCATGCGCGCCATTTAACGACAAACGGCCGTGTCGTAAGACACGGCCGTTCTCGGCGAATCCGTCCGCTCCCCCTCCGTGAGG is a genomic window containing:
- a CDS encoding DUF2252 domain-containing protein, whose amino-acid sequence is MPAIADLGRSDTERQKHIVDVLVDAFADLIERDPRAFRGKFRKMAADPFAFYRGSAPLFYADMAQLDDPWVDDSTSRVWIQGDLHAENYGTYMDSAGVLVFDVNDFDEAYLGHYTWDLQRMVASLALLGFRKALSDASITALIETYGTAYVETVRLFATSEVDRDFRLTLDNTEGPLLSVLQVARAETRVRLLDALTAFDGVDRKLASGPGARELDDDERAAVLAAYERYLDTIPEAKRQQSLSYAVKDVKGRAGVGIGSAGLKVYTLLVEGRTQALENDVVLSMKQAGTPAVSRVVTDEKIRAYFEHEGHRTAVSQQALQAHADPWVGWCELDGVGQIIKEVSPYEADLDWDVVTEVDEMRPLVHDLGRATAKVHCVSDAGSEHPLVDVNVEAKITDVIDGRDAEFASHLARFGAEYGALTREDHRRFVDAFRNGMIPGVEAD
- a CDS encoding cupin domain-containing protein, whose amino-acid sequence is MKSFNIFEDASFEYDEEDPEGYRTGYHRLGPLLDGQRMGATVYEILPGQALCPYHWETEEEWLLVLAGEVTLRHPEGEDVLRPGDIVAFPDNPAGAHKTYNQGSEPARMLMWSTKDRAGYCIYPDSDKVLLFAEGAESRRHQLGPEVDYYLDET
- a CDS encoding acyl-CoA dehydrogenase family protein, which encodes MPPTTDVDTYSLTQEQVDFRDMIRQIVRERVAPRAAEIDAKAEYPWDIRKLFAEQDLLGLPFEEQYGGTGTGALMLSVAIEEVARACASSALILMLQDLGTLPIKLFGSDELKQRFLPKCASGEWSPAFALSEPEAGSDPGGMITKAVKDGDEWVITGTKNWISNLGIADFYIVFAKTDMSAGRSRGISAFVVEADRPGFSVGKVEHKLGIKGSPTGSPIFDDVRVPAANLIGVEGKGMNVALGTLDHSRLGVAAQAVGIAQGATDHAVAYANERRQFGNPISEFQGIQFKLADMETRTAAARELLYRASAKIDRHEADRGKYSAMAKLFASDTAMAVTVEAVQVLGGYGYVNEYPVERYMRDAKITQIYEGTNEIQRLVIARTLR
- a CDS encoding D-arabinono-1,4-lactone oxidase; amino-acid sequence: MEWVNWSGSQRCTPTRFIAPRTRQELAQAIVDGPAPVRVAGAGHSFSGGVPTEGTLLSLDHLARVLDADAATGRVRVEAGIRLKALSSELHARGLAMPNLGDIDAQSLAGALSTGTHGTGTRFPNLAGQVESVELILADGTERTITGGDLLKAARVSLGALGVIVAVTLRCVPAFKLRIVDRPEPLADVLQSLQERADAHDHFEFWSFPHSEVALVRTLDETQDAPRVPGRARTYASDVLMDNHAFRALSEVAKRFPGQIPRLNRVMAGAASQRERVDWSYRIFASQRLVRFEEMEYALPREHAVEAVQAAKAALERHPVSFPIELRFSAGDDALLSPAHARESTFVAVHVFRSMPYEAAFRDVEAAMSALGGRPHWGKRSFLGAPDLAALYPRWDAFQAFRRELDPDGRFANAWLRKVLG
- a CDS encoding DUF6458 family protein; translation: MGIGSSLFLIAVGAILYFAVDADISGLEISTVGIILMIIGIIGLVITLFFLGGWRDRRRTVVEERPVARGREYY
- a CDS encoding amino acid deaminase/aldolase, with the protein product MNLLQRPIQSVLQTATFGLDAPFAVIDLDAFDANTTDLMRRASGVPLRLASKSLRVRTLQARALKAGFQGQLCFTLPEALWLASLGWDDLVVGYPTVDRGALRQLASDADARAGITVMVDCVEHLDLIAAAEPGGPVKVCIDIDAGWRVPGGLMTLGPKRSPLHDPFQAEAFARTIVAREELRLDGIMAYEGQIAGVGDRPPGRPLMRLALPVLQALSARELARRRAEVVDAVRSVAPLRFVNGGGTGSIERTAAEPAVTEVAAGSGLYGPTLFDTYRAFRPTPAAFFVLPVVRKTTPKLATALGGGYIASGAPGRDRLPRPVLPAGLKLDALEAAGEVQTPLLGRAAAGLRVGDQVWFRHAKAGELCERFDEVHLVQGDKIVDTVPTYRGEGKTFL
- a CDS encoding peptidoglycan-binding protein — its product is MRGTDVRVLQDFLTKAGVKTKVDGRYGPATTSSVRRWERKSSLPVDGKMPKTDASTLRMQVAQGTAGTQSVPAPAPTANATLGADGKAIAPAGAPPEVVAVIAAANEIVGKPYRYGGGHGDWEDSGYDCSGSESYALHGADLVSRPMNSSEFMSWGEPGAGQWITSYAHGGHSFLVVAGLRFDTGYNDSSSSGPKWSTKMRPTDGFTVRHPEGL
- a CDS encoding rhodanese-like domain-containing protein, encoding MDIEAGQVAELVREGKVQLIDVREAYEWNEGRIPGARHLELGQVDAQADTIHRETPVVFYCRVGGRSAMAANAFRQAGYDAYTMTGGLLEWDAQGLPLEPEGGHVADH
- a CDS encoding PQQ-dependent sugar dehydrogenase; the encoded protein is MGRAGVAARARRWACGGSLIAALAVCGTAEAAPSLSKLGDFAEPTFATGAPGDGTRVYVVERKGRIVVARDGATQTFLDITSSTLSDDSERGLLSMAFAPDYAASGRFFVYLTVAGGDIQVREYRRATADAADPASGRVLITIPHREAGNHNGGQVQWGPDGQLWLGTGDGGGGDDTYRHSQDPGSLLGKLIKLNPDTGAPTIASVGLRNPWRFSFDRATGQVVIADVGQGAREEINVGLAGNYGWPCREGAVAGPRQDATCASGTAGPVLDKTHSGDGFCSITGGYVVRDPGLPTLNGRYVYGDFCNAALRSVDLADPRSDAATGLSVESLSSFGEDACGRILVVSLSGPVYRLVDGALSACDLGSPPATVAPDTRACSLALRATGVRSVRRLKRLSLALRTDEGCRATVKASIRGVAQFRSARTSLTAGKRAVVRVKLTARGTKAVRKALRRKRSLTVAVRVSAVDAAGNTRTLTRNVKIRG